The DNA window GAGGCTGCTGATAATGTAACGATTTTAAGAGATGGAGAATTAGCTGCAATACGAAAAAAGGAAGAAACAAATGTAGGAGAACTTGCTGAACTTATGGTGGGTAGGAAGATTGAAGTTACCAATAAATCTGAAGATACAAACAAAAACTTTGAAAATCTAGAAACGATCCTTTCTATGAAAAATTTTAAAGTAAACATGCCAGGGGAAGAAGTGAAGGGGATCAATTTAGATATAAAAAAAGGAGAAATATTAGGTATTGGAGGTTTGGCTGGACAAGGAAAAATAGGCATTGCTAATGGAATTATGGGGCTTTATGAATCAAGTGGAGAAGTATCTTTAAAAGGGAATAAGTTAAAACTTAATGATACACGTTATGCTCTTAAAAGTGGATTAGCTTTTGTTTCAGAAGATAGAAGAGGAATTGGACTTCTTTTAGATTCTTCTATTGAACATAATATTGTTGTTACAACGATGCAAGTACAAGAAAAATTTTTAAAGAAAATTGCGTTCTTTGATCAATTAGATCGTAAAAAAATTAGAAAACATGCCTTGAAGATGATTGAGGATTTAGATATAAGATGTACAGGATCTATGCAGATTACAAGAAGACTTAGTGGTGGAAATCAGCAGAAGGTTTGCATTGCAAGAGCATTGACATTAGAACCAGATATTTTATTTGTTTCAGAACCTACTAGAGGAATCGATATTGGAGCTAAAAAGCTAGTATTAGATTTATTAGTAAAACTAAACAAAGAACTTGGAATGACCATTGTCATGACATCAAGTGAGCTGGCAGAACTTAGGGCTATTTGTGATAGAATCGCTATTATTTCAGAAGGAGAAGTTGAAGGGATTGTCAGTCCTTTTGCAAGTGATAGAGATTTTGGTTTAATGATGGCTGGGGAATATCGTAAAATGCATAGTAAGGAGGCTTTATAAATGAGTGAAGCTGTTAAGCGATTTTCAAACAAAGTAGGTCTTCCAAGAATAATTATTAGTTCCTTTTTTATCTTTCTTTTTATAGTAGCTTTAATATTAAAACTACCAATAGCTAGTTTAATATCGGATAGTATTAGAAGATTTGGTATGTATGGCATATTGGTATTAGCTATGGTACCTGCTATACAATCTGGTATTGGTCCAAATTTTGCACTCCCATTAGGAATTATTTGTGGCCTTTTAGGTGGTCTTATGAGTATTGAATTTGGTCTGAGTGGGTGGGGGAGCTTTTTTGGAGCATTAACTATTTCTCTACCTTTTGCAATACTTGTAGGATGGATTTATGGTATTCTTCTTAATAAAATTAAGGGATCTGAAATGCTTGTTGCAACTTATACAGGCTTTTCAATTGTTTCTTTTATGAGTATTATGTGGATATTACTTCCTTTTAATCATGAAGAGATGGTTTGGCCAATAGGAAACGGCCTTAGGGTAACTATTGCTTTAGACTCAACCTTTGGACAAATATTGAATCACTTTTGGGAATTTCCTATTTTTGGAGTGAAAATTCCTACAGGATTATTACTGTTTTTCTTTATTTGTTGTTTTATTGTTTGGTTGTTCTCGAGAAGTAAGTTAGGTACGGCTATGAAAGCAGCAGGAGATAGCCCTAAATTTGCCACAGCTTCAGGGATTGATGTAGACCAATGCAGAATTGTTGGAACTGTGCTATCTACTGTACTTGGAGCTGTTGGTATACTTGTCTATGCCCAAAGCTATGGTTTTATTCAATTGTATCAAGCACCTCTTATGATGGCATTTCCAGCAGTTGCATCCATATTAATTGGTGGTGCTTCAGCTAGTCGTGCAAAAATATCCCATGTTATCCTAGGAGCTTTCTTATTCCAAGGACTTTTAACCGTTGCTCTCCCTGTTGCAAATGAGATTGTAAGGGAAGGAAATTTATCTGAGGTCCTTAGAATGATCGTACAAAATGGTATTATTCTTTATGCACTAACAAAAGTTGGGGGGGGAGATTAATATGGCAGAAATGAGTAATACAAAGTCAGCAAGGGATGCCTTAGAAAATAAAAGGGAAAGATTCAATATAAAAAGTTTTTTGATCAATAATAGTGTAACCATATTATTTGTGATCATATGTTTGATAGGGATTAAACTTTCAAAGCTTCCATTATTCTTTATAGGAAGCGAACTATTGACAAGAATTACAAGAAATTCATTTCTAGTACTGTCATTGATTATTCCTGTATTAGCAGGAATGGGACTAAACTTTGGGATAACTATTGGGGCAATGGCTGGACAAATAGCTATTTTCCTAGTAATGCACTGGGGAATTACAGGAATGAAAGGATTTTTGTTGTGTGCTTTGCTAGCAGCGCCTTTAGCTATATTATTTGGTAATTTAACAGGAAAATTACTTAATAAAACAAAGGGACAAGAAATGATTGCTAGTATGATAGCAGGTTTCTTTGCAAATGGAATCTACCAATTTATATTTTTATTTTCAATTGGTACGATTATTCCTATGAAAGATCCTGTAATGATTTTAAGTAGTGGTGTAGGTGTAAGAAATACTATTGATTTATCAAGAAATGTGGGGATTAAATATGCTTTAGACAACCTTGTTAAATTACCTGTATTTCATGTGTTTTTAGTAGGAGCTATTCTTACTATGTTGATTTATACAGTCGTTAGAATATATCATAAAAAAGAATGTTCTTTTACAGGAAGATATTTAATAACGATGATGAGTTGTGTTGTAGTGGTAGCAGTAAGTGGTATATTTATTTTTGGCGGAAGTTATCTTCCTAATGAATTGAAAATGTTTAAAAATATAAAACTACCTGTGATAACATGTATTGTTGTTGCTCTGTTATGTTTGTTTAATGTATTAATTGTAAAGACAAAGCTAGGTCAAGATTTTAGAACTGTTGGTCAAGATAAGCATATTGCCAGAATTTCAGGGATTAATGTAGACAAGGTGAGAATTATTGCAATCACTCTGTCAACATTATTAGCTGCTTGGGGACAATTGATTTTTCTTCAAAATATGGGAACCCTCAATACCTATGGAAGCCATGTGCAAATAGCTACTTTTTCAATAGCGGCCCTCCTTATTGGAGGAGCATCTGTATCAAGAGCAACCATTGGTCAAGCGCTCCTTGGTACTATATTATTTCATACCTTGTTTATTGTTTCTCCAAAGGCTGGGAAAAATTTATTTGGAGATGCTCAAATAGGAGAATTTTTTAGAGCATTTGTTGCCTATGGCGTTATTGGACTGTCTTTAGGACTCCATGCATGGAAAAAGCGAATACAATTTAAAAAAGTAGGATAAAATAAAAAAAGCGTTGACAATATAAAGCTTTAATGATAAACTGTCTAAGTAATATCAAGCAGAAGATTTCCGCTTCTCACCTTACAACGAGGGTTCGTAAGGTTTATAGCTTAGTACTTGCTACATAGTAGTGCAAGGATTTTATTGGCTTATGAGGCGGATGTGTTATGCATCCGCTTTTTATTGTTATATATCTATATCCCATTAGGGATGATAAATTTTAGGAGGTGTCCAATCATTAAAGAATTAGATATTAATGAAGCGATT is part of the Crassaminicella profunda genome and encodes:
- a CDS encoding ABC transporter permease subunit, which encodes MSEAVKRFSNKVGLPRIIISSFFIFLFIVALILKLPIASLISDSIRRFGMYGILVLAMVPAIQSGIGPNFALPLGIICGLLGGLMSIEFGLSGWGSFFGALTISLPFAILVGWIYGILLNKIKGSEMLVATYTGFSIVSFMSIMWILLPFNHEEMVWPIGNGLRVTIALDSTFGQILNHFWEFPIFGVKIPTGLLLFFFICCFIVWLFSRSKLGTAMKAAGDSPKFATASGIDVDQCRIVGTVLSTVLGAVGILVYAQSYGFIQLYQAPLMMAFPAVASILIGGASASRAKISHVILGAFLFQGLLTVALPVANEIVREGNLSEVLRMIVQNGIILYALTKVGGGD
- a CDS encoding sugar ABC transporter ATP-binding protein; the protein is MTSDYVLQMKNIKKEYFGNKVLKGVSISVKPGEIHALLGENGAGKSTLMNVLFGMPVIHSTGGFEGEVVINGETVNVKSPKEAMGIGIGMVHQEFMLVPGFSLTENIKLNREITKTNPISKLVGESLNVLDTKRMKKDARKALDTLGMDIEEWVKVAGLPVGYMQFVEIAREIDKSNVKLLVFDEPTAVLTESEADNLIESMKKIAASGIAILFITHRLDEVMEAADNVTILRDGELAAIRKKEETNVGELAELMVGRKIEVTNKSEDTNKNFENLETILSMKNFKVNMPGEEVKGINLDIKKGEILGIGGLAGQGKIGIANGIMGLYESSGEVSLKGNKLKLNDTRYALKSGLAFVSEDRRGIGLLLDSSIEHNIVVTTMQVQEKFLKKIAFFDQLDRKKIRKHALKMIEDLDIRCTGSMQITRRLSGGNQQKVCIARALTLEPDILFVSEPTRGIDIGAKKLVLDLLVKLNKELGMTIVMTSSELAELRAICDRIAIISEGEVEGIVSPFASDRDFGLMMAGEYRKMHSKEAL
- a CDS encoding ABC transporter permease subunit; amino-acid sequence: MAEMSNTKSARDALENKRERFNIKSFLINNSVTILFVIICLIGIKLSKLPLFFIGSELLTRITRNSFLVLSLIIPVLAGMGLNFGITIGAMAGQIAIFLVMHWGITGMKGFLLCALLAAPLAILFGNLTGKLLNKTKGQEMIASMIAGFFANGIYQFIFLFSIGTIIPMKDPVMILSSGVGVRNTIDLSRNVGIKYALDNLVKLPVFHVFLVGAILTMLIYTVVRIYHKKECSFTGRYLITMMSCVVVVAVSGIFIFGGSYLPNELKMFKNIKLPVITCIVVALLCLFNVLIVKTKLGQDFRTVGQDKHIARISGINVDKVRIIAITLSTLLAAWGQLIFLQNMGTLNTYGSHVQIATFSIAALLIGGASVSRATIGQALLGTILFHTLFIVSPKAGKNLFGDAQIGEFFRAFVAYGVIGLSLGLHAWKKRIQFKKVG